The following are encoded together in the Ezakiella massiliensis genome:
- a CDS encoding 3D domain-containing protein, with amino-acid sequence MNFRKIFRVLFFLILTSSVVYAAEKKDVVLMQGKFKVFTKVESYEELQAFVKQNYPDFIIKEQKEFKNNQVYELEPLIEIYLKDDSKGSRVKVPNRTVGEMLAYLNIELGQDDLTVPGLDEVPTDSIVNIFRVREEIKEETMAKEFLVIKRESTNPILKSEVTIQKGVPGEKKVTLKNKIVNGIVRGSVVLKEEIIKEAVPQIIELPMKSKESKAEVLTRGASRKYVMNATAYEAGPLSTGKRPGDRGYGITASGTRARRGTVAVDPRVIPLGTKLYVKSLNPDIPDYGYAIAEDTGGAIKGMKIDLFMNTVSECFQFGRRQVEVYILPADTPADLFN; translated from the coding sequence ATGAATTTTCGAAAAATATTTAGAGTTCTATTCTTTCTTATTTTAACATCCAGCGTCGTTTACGCCGCTGAAAAGAAAGACGTGGTTCTAATGCAAGGTAAATTCAAAGTATTTACCAAAGTAGAATCCTACGAAGAACTCCAAGCGTTTGTAAAACAAAACTACCCCGACTTCATTATAAAAGAACAAAAAGAATTTAAGAACAATCAGGTGTACGAGCTCGAGCCTCTGATTGAAATTTATTTAAAAGACGATAGCAAGGGCTCCAGGGTCAAAGTTCCAAACAGGACCGTTGGAGAAATGCTCGCCTACCTAAACATCGAGCTGGGTCAAGATGACCTAACAGTCCCAGGCCTAGACGAAGTGCCTACAGATAGCATTGTAAATATCTTTAGAGTTCGCGAAGAAATCAAAGAAGAAACAATGGCAAAGGAATTTTTGGTCATCAAACGCGAAAGCACAAATCCAATTTTAAAGTCCGAGGTCACCATACAAAAGGGTGTGCCCGGCGAAAAGAAAGTTACGCTGAAAAACAAAATCGTAAACGGTATTGTAAGGGGCAGCGTAGTATTGAAAGAAGAAATTATCAAAGAGGCTGTGCCTCAAATAATAGAATTACCAATGAAGTCAAAAGAAAGTAAGGCAGAAGTGCTGACACGCGGAGCTTCACGCAAGTATGTGATGAATGCAACCGCTTACGAGGCAGGCCCATTATCAACTGGTAAACGCCCAGGAGATCGCGGCTATGGAATTACAGCCTCAGGCACCAGAGCAAGAAGAGGAACAGTAGCGGTAGACCCAAGGGTTATACCACTAGGCACCAAGCTTTATGTAAAGAGCTTGAACCCAGACATTCCTGACTACGGTTATGCGATTGCAGAAGACACAGGCGGAGCAATCAAGGGCATGAAGATTGACCTATTTATGAACACAGTCAGCGAATGCTTCCAATTCGGTAGAAGGCAGGTAGAAGTCTATATCCTACCAGCAGACACACCGGCAGACTTATTTAATTAA
- a CDS encoding putative manganese-dependent inorganic diphosphatase, translating to MKEKVYISGHRNPDTDSICAALAYADLKNKISDYQAVPIRLGNINRETQFVLDYFGVDQPIFMDTIKSEVRDLKLDSPFILSPDTSCAKALEFMQEKNVNVFAVDSEEKLMGIVSLSNITKNYMDVWNDKVLRNSNTPFENIVQVLSGETVYMPEKIRELNSMRVFAMSLPHALQIIKEGDVVITGNRTDVHEICDKKISILIISGGGEIDDELLAAAKANGVALIKTQFNTFMGSRLLPQAVPIEAVMAKENLVTFGLDDFVDEVTAKMSETRFRSYPVLDAKGKVVASISRYHLISTEKKKLILVDHNERNQSIHDIQDATIIEVIDHHRVANINTEAPIYFRNMPVGSTCTIIASIYGEKGISPSKEIAGLLCSGIISDTLLFKSPTATNIDRIMLDRMAKIAEINPEDYAKAMFKAGTSLEGKRPTDLLNEDVKEFTIEGHKMHIGQVMTMDMDSLEKIKAQLLVAMQDRRKADGDDLNIFILTDILKENSKILVVGDQGEKIAKAFGQELKENEFDAPGVLSRKKQVVPVVGKALA from the coding sequence ATGAAAGAAAAAGTTTACATCAGCGGTCATAGAAATCCAGATACAGATTCAATCTGTGCGGCTCTTGCCTATGCCGATTTAAAAAATAAAATATCAGACTACCAGGCCGTGCCAATTCGCTTAGGGAATATCAATCGCGAGACCCAGTTTGTCTTGGATTATTTTGGGGTGGACCAACCCATTTTTATGGATACAATTAAGAGCGAGGTCAGAGATTTAAAGCTTGACAGCCCCTTTATACTTAGCCCGGACACTTCCTGCGCCAAGGCTCTTGAATTTATGCAGGAGAAAAACGTCAACGTCTTTGCAGTGGATAGCGAGGAAAAACTTATGGGCATTGTCTCTCTGTCAAATATTACAAAGAATTATATGGACGTGTGGAACGACAAGGTCCTTAGGAATTCCAATACGCCTTTTGAAAATATCGTTCAAGTTTTATCGGGCGAAACAGTTTACATGCCAGAAAAAATCAGAGAATTAAATTCCATGAGAGTTTTTGCCATGAGCCTGCCCCACGCCTTACAAATTATCAAGGAGGGGGACGTGGTAATCACGGGAAATCGGACAGACGTTCACGAAATCTGCGACAAAAAAATCTCTATCTTGATTATCTCTGGCGGCGGAGAAATTGACGACGAATTATTGGCAGCCGCCAAGGCAAATGGAGTTGCCCTCATCAAAACTCAGTTCAACACCTTTATGGGATCCAGACTTTTGCCCCAAGCCGTTCCAATCGAAGCTGTAATGGCCAAGGAAAACTTGGTGACCTTTGGTCTGGACGACTTTGTTGACGAAGTTACGGCCAAGATGAGCGAGACCCGTTTTAGGTCTTATCCAGTTTTGGATGCCAAGGGCAAGGTTGTGGCAAGCATTTCTCGTTATCATTTGATTTCAACTGAGAAAAAGAAATTGATCTTGGTGGACCACAACGAGCGCAACCAATCCATCCACGACATCCAAGACGCGACCATTATCGAGGTCATCGACCACCACAGGGTGGCAAATATAAATACAGAGGCGCCGATTTATTTTAGGAATATGCCAGTGGGTTCAACCTGCACAATTATAGCCAGCATTTACGGGGAAAAGGGGATTAGCCCATCAAAAGAAATTGCAGGACTCCTTTGCTCAGGAATAATTTCCGACACCCTATTATTTAAATCGCCAACGGCAACCAATATCGATAGGATCATGCTTGACCGCATGGCAAAGATTGCGGAAATCAATCCAGAAGACTACGCCAAGGCCATGTTTAAGGCAGGCACAAGTTTGGAAGGCAAGAGGCCGACCGATTTATTAAACGAAGACGTCAAAGAGTTTACCATCGAAGGCCACAAGATGCACATAGGCCAAGTCATGACCATGGACATGGACAGCCTGGAAAAAATAAAGGCCCAGCTACTTGTAGCCATGCAAGACCGTCGAAAAGCAGACGGCGACGATTTAAATATCTTTATACTGACAGATATCTTAAAGGAAAATTCCAAAATCCTAGTCGTGGGTGACCAAGGAGAAAAAATCGCCAAAGCTTTCGGCCAAGAATTAAAAGAAAACGAATTCGACGCACCCGGAGTTCTCTCGAGGAAAAAACAAGTCGTCCCAGTCGTCGGCAAGGCGCTGGCATAA